TGCAAAATCACTTTTACTCGACCATTCGAGGTGGCGTTACGACGAATGCCTTGAAGTGAGTCGATTATGAAATGTTGGTGTTGAGTGCCGACATGCGCGCACCCGCGGCCGGAGTCACAGACTCCAGCGTGCGCATGCATTAATGGCCTTCACAATTCTGGAATTGTCCTGGCACCGTAGTCGTAAACGGCTCGATTATAGCCGGTGCGGACTCTTGGTCAAAACAAAGTCGTTGAGAGTTCTTGGTAGCTCGGTTATTCAGCTTGGGTGCAGACAGGACGGCTTCATCAGAATGGCGGAAACTCAAAGAGTAGTTCTGGATGCGACACCGTCATGAATTGACCGATGTTCCTCAACAGGAGCAACTGAAGACTACCGGCTGAAGCCGGTAGGTTCGGGGGAATCGTGAGCTACGGACTGAAGTCCTGACGCTCACGATGGCGTCACCTGAAAACCATCGCCTCCATCCGTGGGTTCGGTTCCCTCCTGAAGGCGGATGTACTCCATCACCACCTCATCGGTCACCGTGCCACTCGAAGCCACGAAGTAGCCGCGAGCCCACAAATGGCGGCCCCAATACTGTTTCTGAAGATGGCGGAACTCCATTAGCAATTTGCGGGATGTCTTCCCTTTGATCGCCTGCATGATCTTGCTGGGCGAGAGATTCGGAGGACACGACAACGGGACATGGACATGGTCTTTCGACACCGCACCCTGCAGAGTCTCAATTTCAAGTGTCCGGCACACCTCCCGCACCAAATCTCGAAGCCGAACACCAACAGCACCCGCCAAGACTCCTTTGCGGTATTTCGTCACCCACACAAAGTGGTACTTGATGTCAAAACGGGTGTGAGCCCCGCTACGGTAGTTCTCCATCCCTCAAAGTGTATCCGAATACTGTAAAACCTGAAGGTTTCGCCTGAAGGCGAGGGTTTTAGACCCAGCGTCAGGACAATAACGCGTCACGGCAAGGGAATTGCGTACCAGATTGGGCGAAAGGAGTCTCGCTCATGCCCCGTACACGGAAGATCGATTTAGCCGGCAACGCGTTTCTCTCGGATGCACAATGGGATCGCATCAAACGCCTGGCCCGGAGCCGCTGTCACAACCCAAAGGCGGACGCCCTCCGCATTCCAACCGGGAATTTCTGGAAGGCATCCTGTTTGTACTTGTGACAGGCTGCCAATGGGAAAAATCACCAAACTGCTTCCCTTCTCCC
The Planctomicrobium piriforme genome window above contains:
- the tnpA gene encoding IS200/IS605 family transposase, with product MENYRSGAHTRFDIKYHFVWVTKYRKGVLAGAVGVRLRDLVREVCRTLEIETLQGAVSKDHVHVPLSCPPNLSPSKIMQAIKGKTSRKLLMEFRHLQKQYWGRHLWARGYFVASSGTVTDEVVMEYIRLQEGTEPTDGGDGFQVTPS